Proteins from a genomic interval of Sphingobacterium sp. SYP-B4668:
- a CDS encoding SemiSWEET transporter gives MEIIIGILAGILTSISMVPQLIKVIKEKDVENLSPAMISILLVGVSMWVVYGFIREEWPIILSNAFSVLINITLLTCYLLFRERK, from the coding sequence ATGGAAATCATCATTGGGATCCTAGCTGGAATATTGACCTCTATTTCGATGGTCCCACAGCTCATTAAAGTAATCAAGGAAAAGGATGTAGAAAACCTTTCTCCAGCCATGATTAGCATTTTATTAGTCGGAGTGTCCATGTGGGTGGTGTATGGCTTCATTCGGGAAGAATGGCCCATTATCCTCTCCAATGCCTTTTCCGTGCTTATCAATATCACTTTGTTGACCTGTTATTTGCTCTTTCGAGAACGTAAATAG